The genomic stretch GGCAACAGCAGCCGCTTCGTTGGTGTAGACCGGGTCGGTCTCGCCGATTGCCTTGGCGAAGAAGCGCAAACGGCCCTTCTCCACATCGACGCTGAATTTATCGAGCTTGTGCCCGATCAGACTCTTGTCTGCCATTTGCCTCACTCCTCTTGTTGTTATGCGTGCCGGTCCAGGCACGCGCTTGGAAAGACTCAGTTGCGCCCGTACATCGTGACTACGCAGGCGCCGCCCAGGCCGAGGTTGTGTTGCAGGGCGATGTTCAGGCCTTCGACCTGGCGCTTGTCGGCGGTGCCGCGCAGTTGCTGGGTCAGCTCGTAGCACTGGGCCAGACCGGTGGCGCCCAATGGGTGGCCCTTGGAAAGCAGGCCGCCGGACGGATTGGTCACCACCTGACCGCCGTAGGTGTTGTCACCATCGAGTACGAACTGCTCGCCACCGCCGACACCGCACAAGCCCAGGCCTTCGTAGGTGAGCAATTCGTTGTGGGCGAAGCAGTCGTGCAGTTCTACCGCGCGAACGTCCTGCGGACCGACGCCCGCCTGCTCGTAGACCAATTGCGCGGCGCGCTGGGTCATGTGGAAACCGGCGTAGGCAATCATCGACGGCGGATCGAACGACTCGACCGGGTCGGTGACCATCGATTGGGCAAGAATCACCACGTCACTGCGCAGGCCATGCTTCTTGGCGAAGGCTGGCGAACAGATAATTGCAGCCGCCGCACCGCAAGTCGGCGGGCAAGCCATCAGGCGAGTCATCACACCCGGCCACAGCACCTGGTCGTTCATCACGTCCTCGGTGGTCAGGACGTTCTTGAACAGTGCCAGTGGGTTGTTCGCAGCGTGGCGGCTGGCCTTGGCGCGGATGGCGGCGAAGGTTTCCATGCGGGTGCCGTACTTCTGCATGTGTTCGCGACCAGCACCGCCGAAGGTTTTCAGCGCGCGCGGCAGGTCGACGTCGCGGGTCAGGCCTTCCATCACGTGAACCACACTGGCGCGGGTCTGCGGACGGTCATCCCAATGCGACTTGAGGGCGCCGGCCTGCATCTGCTCGAAACCCAGCGCCAGCACACACTCGGCCTGGCCGCTCTGCACTGCGGCGCGGGCCAGGTACAAGGCGGTGGAACCAGTGGAGCAGTTGTTGTTGACGTTGACGATCGGGATGCCCGTGCGGCCGACTTCGTAGAGGGCGGTCTGCCCGCAAGTGGAGTCGCCGTAGACATAGCCGGTGAACGCCATTTGCACCTTGTCGTAGCCGATGCCGGCGTCCTTCAGCGCGAGGCGTACAGCTTCGGCGCCCATGTCGGTGTAACTGGGGCTTTTGCCCGGCTTGGAGAAGGGAATCATCCCGACCCCGGCGACGACGACTTTTTCACTCATGGATGAATTTCCTTAGGCATACACGTTCGGTTGTCGTACCTGCCGGCCGGCGGGTTCTTGTGGGATTCATCCTAGGTTTGCCCATCGGCACGCTTCGACCGTCGAAGGGATGAAGTTGCGGAGGTAGTGGGAGGCGTTCCAAGGAACGATTGGAGGGAGTAATGCCGAGGTAGTCAGGCGGGGTCAGCCACAAATCCTTGTGGGAGCGAGCAAGCTCGCCCCCACAGAAAAGCAAAGGCAAACAGGTGTACTCCCCCACGGCATC from Pseudomonas sp. S04 encodes the following:
- a CDS encoding lipid-transfer protein; this translates as MSEKVVVAGVGMIPFSKPGKSPSYTDMGAEAVRLALKDAGIGYDKVQMAFTGYVYGDSTCGQTALYEVGRTGIPIVNVNNNCSTGSTALYLARAAVQSGQAECVLALGFEQMQAGALKSHWDDRPQTRASVVHVMEGLTRDVDLPRALKTFGGAGREHMQKYGTRMETFAAIRAKASRHAANNPLALFKNVLTTEDVMNDQVLWPGVMTRLMACPPTCGAAAAIICSPAFAKKHGLRSDVVILAQSMVTDPVESFDPPSMIAYAGFHMTQRAAQLVYEQAGVGPQDVRAVELHDCFAHNELLTYEGLGLCGVGGGEQFVLDGDNTYGGQVVTNPSGGLLSKGHPLGATGLAQCYELTQQLRGTADKRQVEGLNIALQHNLGLGGACVVTMYGRN